One genomic window of Vibrio mangrovi includes the following:
- the sfsA gene encoding DNA/RNA nuclease SfsA: MQFDPSLSAAVLLKRYKRFLADIQFPDGHTTTIHCANTGAMTGCATPGDTVWFSRSDNPKRKYPLSWELTETADGHQICVNTIRANTLACEAIQSGVIEELQGYETLRTEVKYGQENSRIDILLSSPSRPDCYVEVKSVTLLGGPESDTNQSGQGYFPDAVTTRGQKHLRELIEVARSGKRAILLFTVLHSGIEKVSPALHIDATYSLLLEDAQKEGVEVLCYKAKLSRYEMKLVSKIEWVNGSIKN, from the coding sequence ATGCAGTTTGATCCCTCATTAAGTGCCGCCGTTCTGCTGAAACGTTACAAACGTTTTCTGGCCGATATTCAATTTCCCGATGGTCATACCACCACCATCCACTGTGCCAATACCGGAGCTATGACCGGCTGTGCAACGCCCGGAGACACAGTGTGGTTTTCCCGTTCGGACAATCCGAAACGTAAGTATCCTTTGAGCTGGGAGCTCACCGAAACGGCAGACGGACATCAAATCTGCGTCAATACGATCCGAGCCAATACGCTGGCATGCGAAGCCATACAATCCGGTGTTATTGAAGAACTTCAGGGCTATGAGACGCTACGTACCGAAGTGAAATACGGTCAGGAGAACAGCCGGATCGATATTCTGCTGAGTTCTCCCTCCCGGCCGGACTGCTATGTCGAAGTCAAAAGCGTAACTTTGCTTGGCGGCCCGGAATCTGATACAAATCAGTCTGGTCAGGGATATTTCCCGGATGCTGTGACCACCCGGGGACAAAAACACCTGCGGGAGTTAATTGAGGTTGCCCGGAGCGGAAAACGGGCCATACTTTTATTTACTGTATTACACTCAGGGATTGAAAAAGTATCGCCCGCCCTCCATATAGACGCAACATATTCACTTTTGTTGGAAGACGCACAGAAGGAAGGCGTGGAAGTACTATGTTACAAGGCAAAACTCTCCAGATATGAAATGAAACTTGTATCAAAGATAGAATGGGTCAATGGATCGATAAAAAATTGA
- the dksA gene encoding RNA polymerase-binding protein DksA yields MTESKKKSLGILAIAGVEPYQEQPGEEYMSPGQIAHFTKILQAWRNQLREEVERTVHHMQDEAANFPDPVDRASQEEEFSLELRNRDRERRLIKKIEKTLNKIEEDDFGFCESCGVEIGIRRLEARPTADLCIDCKTLAEMKERQMQG; encoded by the coding sequence ATGACAGAATCCAAAAAGAAATCGCTAGGCATCCTAGCCATTGCAGGTGTTGAGCCGTATCAGGAACAACCGGGTGAAGAGTATATGTCACCGGGCCAGATCGCTCACTTTACAAAGATTTTACAAGCTTGGCGTAACCAACTCAGAGAAGAAGTTGAACGGACTGTCCACCATATGCAGGACGAAGCAGCCAACTTCCCGGATCCTGTCGATCGTGCATCTCAGGAAGAAGAGTTTAGCCTTGAGTTGCGGAACAGGGACAGAGAGCGTCGTTTAATCAAGAAAATCGAGAAGACGCTCAATAAGATTGAAGAAGATGATTTCGGTTTCTGCGAGTCTTGTGGTGTTGAAATCGGCATTCGTCGTCTTGAAGCCCGTCCGACTGCTGATTTGTGTATCGATTGTAAGACACTTGCAGAAATGAAAGAAAGACAGATGCAAGGTTAA
- the gluQRS gene encoding tRNA glutamyl-Q(34) synthetase GluQRS, with product MNNYIGRFAPSPSGPLHFGSLVAALGSYFQARAMNGQWLVRIEDLDPPREMPGAADLILKTLEAYGLHWDHNIWYQSRRHDAYQAQIDTWLANGQAYYCRCTRKQIKAAGDYYNGTCRHLQLPSDSGYAVRLRMDVPITRFYDEKHGDIDIPHDLAQEDFIIKRRDGLFAYNLAVVLDDIAQGVTQVVRGADLIEPTGRQISLYNILEHKPVSYLHLPLAVDQSGHKLSKQNHAPAIDLKNPRPTLIQAMKFLGFQLPAGIETAELAEIVAWGSQNWHIQQLPDALEITR from the coding sequence ATGAATAACTATATCGGTCGCTTCGCCCCTTCTCCGTCAGGCCCGCTTCATTTCGGGTCACTGGTTGCTGCACTAGGCAGTTATTTTCAGGCCCGCGCCATGAACGGACAATGGCTGGTCAGAATTGAGGATCTCGATCCTCCACGGGAAATGCCCGGTGCCGCCGATCTGATTCTGAAAACACTCGAAGCCTATGGTCTTCACTGGGATCACAATATCTGGTATCAGAGCCGCCGTCATGATGCTTATCAGGCACAAATCGACACATGGCTTGCAAACGGTCAGGCATACTACTGCCGCTGTACACGCAAACAAATCAAAGCCGCCGGAGACTACTACAACGGCACTTGTCGTCATCTGCAACTCCCCTCAGACTCAGGGTATGCTGTCCGCTTACGTATGGACGTTCCGATTACCCGATTTTATGATGAGAAACATGGCGATATTGATATTCCTCATGATCTGGCTCAGGAAGACTTCATCATTAAACGCCGGGACGGGCTGTTTGCCTACAATCTGGCAGTCGTACTGGATGATATTGCACAAGGCGTTACTCAGGTCGTCCGGGGAGCAGATCTGATTGAGCCAACCGGACGCCAGATTAGCTTATATAACATTCTGGAGCATAAACCGGTCAGTTATCTGCATTTACCTCTGGCAGTTGATCAATCCGGCCATAAACTCTCCAAACAGAATCATGCCCCGGCAATCGATCTGAAAAATCCCCGCCCAACTCTGATTCAGGCGATGAAATTCCTCGGTTTTCAGCTCCCGGCCGGAATAGAAACCGCAGAACTGGCGGAAATTGTTGCCTGGGGAAGCCAAAACTGGCATATTCAGCAACTCCCTGACGCACTTGAAATCACGCGATGA
- the pcnB gene encoding polynucleotide adenylyltransferase PcnB, which yields MLMNKNDTTVQTHRVYPDLTLNILTRQEHNISRKQISESALKVLYRLQSAGYDAYLVGGGVRDLLLGESPKDFDITTNATPEQVRKLFRNCRLIGRRFRLAHVMFGREIVEVATFRGHHQENDRQKASQSEAGMLLRDNVYGTIDEDAERRDFTVNAMYYNIADYTIHDYAGGIEDIEDRLVRLIGDPQTRYREDPVRMLRAVRFAVKLDFDIEEETAAPIEELAPLLQDIPPARLYEESLKMLQTGYGLETYHQMRQYNLFQQLFPMISAYFTEDYSSPTEKMLDLALDSTDQRLDEGKRINPAFMFAAILWYPMVHLAETFMESKDLCYYDAVMEAGNKILDQLVKTVAIPRRHTATIRDIWQLQLRFPRRHGKRAFRLLDINKFRAGFDFLMMRGIVEGGETQELAQWWETFQNAGKNMRQAMVNDVGRINSKRAKARQRQMGQKNKKQEVS from the coding sequence ATGCTCATGAATAAAAACGATACTACAGTACAAACTCATCGCGTTTATCCGGATTTAACGCTAAACATCCTAACGCGACAAGAGCACAATATCTCTCGCAAGCAAATCAGCGAGAGCGCACTCAAAGTGCTTTACCGGCTGCAAAGTGCAGGCTACGACGCCTACCTTGTCGGTGGCGGTGTCCGTGATCTTTTACTGGGTGAATCCCCGAAAGATTTCGACATCACAACCAATGCGACTCCTGAACAGGTTCGCAAGCTTTTTCGTAACTGTCGTCTGATCGGACGCCGTTTCCGGCTTGCTCATGTCATGTTCGGACGTGAGATTGTCGAAGTCGCAACATTTCGTGGCCACCATCAGGAAAATGACCGCCAGAAAGCCAGTCAGTCGGAAGCCGGAATGCTCCTGCGGGATAACGTCTACGGTACTATCGATGAAGATGCAGAGCGCCGGGACTTCACCGTCAATGCAATGTATTACAACATTGCCGACTATACGATTCACGACTATGCCGGCGGTATCGAAGATATTGAAGACAGACTGGTCCGGCTGATCGGCGATCCGCAAACCCGTTACCGGGAAGATCCGGTCCGGATGTTGCGGGCGGTCCGTTTCGCCGTCAAACTCGATTTTGATATCGAGGAAGAAACTGCAGCACCAATTGAAGAACTGGCCCCACTGTTGCAGGATATTCCACCAGCCCGGCTGTACGAAGAATCGCTGAAAATGCTGCAAACCGGATATGGTCTGGAAACCTATCACCAGATGCGACAGTACAATCTGTTCCAGCAGCTTTTCCCGATGATCTCGGCCTATTTTACGGAAGACTACTCTTCCCCGACGGAAAAAATGCTCGATCTGGCTCTCGATTCAACCGACCAGCGTCTCGATGAAGGGAAAAGAATCAACCCGGCATTTATGTTTGCAGCGATTCTTTGGTATCCCATGGTTCATCTGGCAGAGACCTTTATGGAATCAAAAGATCTCTGCTATTACGATGCAGTGATGGAAGCCGGCAACAAGATCTTGGATCAACTGGTCAAAACGGTCGCGATTCCAAGACGCCATACCGCTACTATTCGTGATATCTGGCAGCTTCAGCTTCGTTTCCCCCGTCGCCACGGTAAGCGGGCTTTCCGTTTACTGGATATTAATAAGTTCCGGGCCGGGTTCGATTTTCTGATGATGAGAGGCATCGTCGAAGGCGGTGAGACTCAGGAACTGGCACAGTGGTGGGAAACCTTCCAGAATGCCGGTAAAAATATGCGCCAGGCGATGGTCAATGATGTTGGTCGGATCAACTCCAAGAGAGCCAAAGCCCGCCAGCGTCAGATGGGACAGAAGAACAAGAAACAGGAAGTGTCATGA
- the folK gene encoding 2-amino-4-hydroxy-6-hydroxymethyldihydropteridine diphosphokinase yields the protein MITVYIAIGSNMAQPDRQALQAIQALQQLPESEFVRASQLYSSTPMGPADQPDYINAVAEIRTHLKPLELLDHTQAIELAQGRVRKEERWGPRTLDLDILLYGSEVINSERLTIPHYGMKEREFVLYPLAEIAPDLTLPDGTELNQLLQQIDRNGLTIWHPPTSRKDEE from the coding sequence ATGATCACGGTTTATATTGCGATCGGCAGTAACATGGCACAACCGGACCGTCAGGCATTGCAAGCTATTCAGGCACTACAGCAACTGCCTGAGTCAGAGTTTGTCCGGGCCTCACAGCTATATAGCAGTACACCGATGGGACCAGCGGATCAGCCAGATTATATTAATGCTGTCGCTGAGATCAGAACGCATTTAAAACCACTCGAATTATTAGACCATACTCAGGCCATTGAGCTGGCTCAGGGCCGGGTACGTAAAGAGGAACGCTGGGGTCCGAGAACATTGGATCTGGATATCCTCTTGTATGGCAGTGAGGTGATCAATTCCGAGCGTCTGACAATTCCCCACTATGGAATGAAAGAACGGGAGTTCGTTCTGTACCCGCTCGCTGAAATTGCACCAGATTTAACCCTCCCGGATGGGACTGAGCTGAATCAACTGCTACAGCAGATTGATAGAAACGGGCTCACAATTTGGCATCCGCCAACGTCTCGTAAGGATGAAGAATGA
- the panB gene encoding 3-methyl-2-oxobutanoate hydroxymethyltransferase, translated as MKKITINDLMRWKQEGRKFATVTAYDASFAQLFESQNMPVLLVGDSLGMVLQGQTDTLPVTIEDMAYHTRSVRAGSPHSLLMTDMPFMSYATPAQACENAAKLMRAGANMVKLEGGSWLVETVRMLTERAVPVCAHLGLTPQSVNIFGGYKVQGREEKQAEQMLHDALALQNAGAQLVILECVPARLAAKITQALDIPVIGIGAGADTDGQVLVMHDMFGISANYMPKFSKNFLAETGDMRQAVAKYMEDVERGIFPDEEHTIA; from the coding sequence ATGAAAAAAATTACCATCAACGATCTGATGCGCTGGAAGCAGGAAGGTCGTAAATTTGCCACTGTAACGGCTTATGATGCCAGTTTTGCTCAACTTTTTGAAAGTCAGAATATGCCGGTTCTTCTGGTCGGTGATTCTTTAGGAATGGTATTACAGGGCCAGACAGATACTCTGCCGGTCACTATCGAAGATATGGCTTATCATACCCGCAGTGTAAGAGCCGGAAGTCCTCATTCGCTATTGATGACAGATATGCCGTTTATGAGTTATGCCACCCCGGCTCAGGCATGTGAAAATGCAGCAAAGCTTATGCGGGCCGGTGCAAATATGGTCAAGCTCGAAGGCGGAAGCTGGCTGGTTGAGACAGTCAGAATGCTGACCGAACGTGCAGTTCCGGTCTGTGCCCATCTGGGACTGACTCCTCAATCCGTGAACATCTTCGGTGGTTACAAAGTTCAGGGCCGGGAAGAAAAACAGGCAGAACAAATGTTACATGACGCACTGGCACTACAGAATGCCGGAGCTCAGTTAGTCATACTCGAATGCGTTCCGGCCAGACTGGCTGCCAAGATTACCCAGGCACTGGATATTCCGGTGATTGGTATTGGTGCAGGTGCAGATACCGATGGTCAGGTACTGGTCATGCACGATATGTTTGGGATTTCGGCAAACTACATGCCTAAATTCTCAAAGAACTTTTTAGCGGAGACTGGCGATATGCGTCAGGCTGTCGCCAAATACATGGAAGATGTAGAACGTGGTATTTTTCCTGATGAAGAACACACGATTGCCTGA
- the panC gene encoding pantoate--beta-alanine ligase — translation MQTYTDISALRTQIKQYKREGRTIGFVPTMGNLHEGHLTLVRKAKELSDIVIVSIFVNPMQFEKADDLTNYPRTLDEDLAKLTQEGVELVFTPTPEMMYPEGLDKQTFVEVPGLSHMLEGSSRPGHFRGVATIVTKLFHIVQPDIACFGEKDYQQLALIRQMVIDLCFDIEIVGVPTIREVDGLAMSSRNNLLTLDERQRAPVLARTMRWISSAVRGGRTDYDSIIEDANDQLRAADLEPDEIFIRDARTLLPINDNSKQAVILMSAFMGKVRLIDNQVLDISREEKEHDNSENDA, via the coding sequence ATGCAGACTTATACTGATATCTCAGCGTTAAGAACGCAGATTAAACAGTACAAGCGTGAAGGCCGCACAATTGGTTTCGTCCCGACAATGGGAAATCTGCACGAAGGTCATCTGACACTGGTGCGAAAAGCCAAAGAACTGTCTGATATTGTAATTGTCAGCATTTTCGTCAACCCGATGCAGTTCGAAAAAGCAGATGATCTGACCAACTATCCCCGGACTTTAGATGAAGATCTGGCCAAGCTGACTCAGGAAGGTGTTGAGCTGGTTTTCACCCCGACACCAGAAATGATGTATCCGGAAGGACTGGATAAGCAGACGTTTGTTGAAGTTCCCGGCCTTTCCCATATGCTGGAAGGCAGCTCACGACCCGGTCATTTTCGTGGTGTTGCGACAATCGTCACTAAGCTCTTTCATATCGTACAACCCGATATTGCCTGTTTTGGTGAAAAAGATTACCAACAGCTGGCTCTGATTCGTCAGATGGTGATTGATCTCTGTTTCGATATTGAGATTGTCGGCGTTCCGACCATCCGGGAAGTTGATGGTTTAGCTATGAGTTCCCGTAATAACCTGCTAACTCTGGATGAACGCCAGCGCGCACCGGTTCTGGCCAGAACCATGCGGTGGATCAGCAGTGCAGTCCGGGGCGGTCGCACAGATTACGACAGCATCATCGAAGATGCGAATGATCAGCTCAGAGCCGCCGATCTGGAACCGGATGAAATATTTATCCGTGATGCCCGGACACTTCTGCCGATCAATGACAACAGCAAACAGGCTGTGATTCTGATGTCTGCCTTTATGGGGAAAGTTCGCCTGATTGATAATCAGGTACTCGATATTTCCCGTGAAGAAAAAGAGCACGACAATTCGGAAAACGACGCATAA
- a CDS encoding IclR family transcriptional regulator codes for MQSVHKTFDVLEIVAQTPDGMSLDALCKSLQYPKTTMHRICKCLCQCGYLRQAESGKYFLTTKLITLGYSVIHCDALVAASVPYMSELANQTGFTVNLQRRDVDQVILLKKEEPKNSVFHTNAHAGLASSLLQSACGKVVLSYFSPDEQHQYWQSHHHDLESFRHFGVAAIHTEADFHRELMLIRQQGFAVDGEGNESGITCIAVPLEKDQIANYAISVSGLSPEIHRFGQMQLLELLQGVASVLSGKVL; via the coding sequence ATGCAATCAGTACACAAAACGTTTGATGTTCTGGAGATTGTTGCCCAGACTCCGGATGGTATGAGTCTTGATGCACTGTGTAAGTCGTTACAGTATCCGAAAACAACCATGCACAGAATTTGCAAATGTCTGTGCCAGTGTGGTTATCTCAGACAGGCAGAAAGTGGGAAATATTTTTTAACCACCAAACTGATTACGCTGGGGTATTCGGTGATCCACTGTGATGCTCTGGTCGCGGCATCTGTCCCTTATATGTCAGAACTGGCGAATCAGACCGGATTTACCGTCAATTTACAGCGCCGGGATGTTGATCAGGTCATTTTGCTGAAAAAAGAAGAACCGAAAAACTCGGTATTCCATACCAATGCTCATGCCGGGCTGGCTTCTTCACTGCTTCAGTCTGCCTGTGGCAAGGTGGTTTTGTCCTATTTTTCTCCTGATGAACAACATCAGTACTGGCAAAGTCACCATCATGATTTGGAAAGTTTCCGCCATTTTGGTGTTGCAGCTATCCATACGGAAGCTGATTTTCACCGGGAGCTGATGCTGATCAGACAGCAGGGGTTTGCGGTTGACGGTGAAGGGAATGAATCTGGGATTACCTGTATTGCCGTACCTTTGGAAAAAGATCAGATTGCCAACTATGCCATCAGCGTTTCGGGGCTGAGTCCTGAAATCCATCGTTTCGGTCAGATGCAATTGCTTGAGTTGTTGCAAGGCGTTGCCAGCGTATTGAGTGGGAAAGTTTTATAA
- a CDS encoding YhcH/YjgK/YiaL family protein, translated as MFSCHFHASDYRSLLPELFVQAIDYVRSQDLTGIEPGRYSIPDIAEEDAFFVVMEYQTTAESPVGPEFHHKYCDIQFIVQGEERFGWAELSDEQHRQLSLDYHYDDRRDICFFDPQLVEMSYQTMTHDQFYLFAPRTAHMPNLSVAEVSQVRKVVIKLKYPLD; from the coding sequence ATGTTCTCTTGTCATTTTCATGCATCTGATTACCGCTCACTGTTGCCGGAACTGTTTGTTCAGGCCATTGACTATGTTCGTTCTCAGGATTTAACCGGGATCGAGCCCGGAAGGTATTCGATTCCGGATATCGCTGAAGAAGATGCTTTTTTCGTGGTGATGGAATACCAGACCACTGCTGAAAGTCCGGTGGGACCTGAGTTTCATCATAAATACTGCGATATTCAGTTTATTGTTCAGGGAGAAGAGCGTTTTGGCTGGGCTGAGTTGAGTGATGAACAGCATCGTCAGTTGTCTTTGGACTATCATTACGATGATCGGAGAGACATCTGCTTTTTTGATCCTCAGCTGGTTGAAATGTCTTATCAGACAATGACACATGATCAGTTCTATCTGTTTGCACCAAGGACGGCACATATGCCTAATTTATCTGTGGCTGAGGTGTCGCAGGTTCGAAAAGTTGTGATTAAGCTTAAATATCCTCTTGATTAA
- a CDS encoding L-ribulose-5-phosphate 3-epimerase, giving the protein MNNNTLKSRIGLYEKAMPATFSWEDRLREAKSLGFDFVEISVDETEERQKRLDWGDEEIDRLRQLCFQYDIPLQSMCLSAHRKYPFGSDDPLVRDKAREIMEKAISLAYRLGIRTIQLAGYDVYYESQSVETHQRFIEGMRWAAKLAERAGVMLAVEIMDTPYLNSLSKFEVLKREVPSPYFMAYPDVGNITGWNHDVCTELKLARDHLVQIHLKDTLKVKNGFPGKFRDLVIGEGEVDFPAIFTALKEIHYGAPFVIEMWAHDDLWRDNIVTAKQRLTEMAKSVGFEL; this is encoded by the coding sequence ATGAACAACAATACCCTGAAATCCCGCATCGGCTTATACGAAAAGGCGATGCCGGCAACGTTTTCCTGGGAGGATCGTCTCAGAGAAGCGAAATCACTCGGCTTTGATTTTGTCGAAATTTCTGTTGATGAAACCGAAGAGCGGCAAAAGCGCCTCGACTGGGGAGATGAGGAAATTGATCGACTTCGTCAGCTCTGTTTCCAGTATGATATTCCACTGCAAAGCATGTGTCTGAGTGCGCATCGTAAATACCCGTTTGGTTCAGACGATCCTCTGGTTCGTGATAAAGCCCGGGAGATTATGGAAAAGGCCATTTCTCTGGCTTACCGGTTGGGGATCCGGACGATCCAACTGGCGGGGTACGATGTTTATTATGAATCTCAGTCGGTAGAGACTCATCAGCGTTTTATTGAAGGGATGCGCTGGGCAGCTAAGCTGGCGGAACGTGCTGGCGTGATGCTGGCGGTTGAAATCATGGATACACCGTATCTGAACTCGTTATCTAAATTTGAAGTATTGAAACGGGAAGTACCATCTCCGTATTTTATGGCTTATCCCGATGTCGGCAATATCACCGGCTGGAATCACGATGTCTGTACTGAACTGAAACTGGCCCGGGATCATCTGGTGCAGATTCATCTCAAAGATACACTGAAAGTCAAAAACGGGTTTCCGGGGAAATTCCGCGATCTGGTCATTGGTGAAGGTGAAGTTGATTTTCCGGCAATTTTCACGGCTCTGAAAGAAATTCACTATGGCGCACCTTTTGTTATTGAAATGTGGGCTCATGATGATCTTTGGCGTGATAATATTGTCACAGCTAAACAGCGGCTGACTGAAATGGCAAAAAGTGTCGGGTTTGAGTTGTGA
- a CDS encoding IclR family transcriptional regulator: MSEQVKSLVKSMAVLEFLSHHPDGVALHEIAQKTGINKTSAYRMLTTFEALGYVAQHSASKNYRLTLKLLHIGHSALSSDVLATTRPKLNELVKDLNETINFISREGDKIVFRDKLEPQYSPFRTRTFVGMYSEMYCTAAGKVFLAFSTREDQENYWQRNAGLIQKLTENTITDKERFLQELETIRTQGYALDNEENEAGISCTAVPIFDRSGSPAYAVSISTLTPRLRNAGPDNFAKRIKQTTEKIEQELFKQ, translated from the coding sequence ATGAGTGAGCAGGTTAAATCACTGGTGAAGTCTATGGCTGTGCTGGAGTTTCTGAGCCACCATCCCGATGGGGTGGCGCTACATGAAATCGCACAGAAGACGGGGATAAACAAAACCTCGGCTTATCGTATGCTGACCACCTTTGAAGCTTTGGGATATGTTGCCCAGCATTCGGCTTCTAAAAACTATCGGCTGACGCTGAAACTGCTGCATATCGGGCATTCGGCGTTAAGTTCCGATGTATTGGCGACCACAAGGCCGAAGCTGAATGAACTGGTGAAAGACCTGAATGAAACGATCAACTTTATCTCCCGTGAAGGAGATAAGATCGTCTTTCGGGACAAGCTGGAACCTCAGTATTCCCCGTTCAGAACCCGGACTTTCGTCGGGATGTATTCCGAAATGTACTGTACAGCCGCCGGAAAGGTCTTTCTGGCCTTCTCAACCCGGGAAGATCAGGAGAACTACTGGCAGCGTAATGCCGGGCTGATTCAGAAACTGACGGAAAACACCATTACTGACAAAGAACGTTTTCTGCAAGAACTGGAAACCATCAGAACGCAGGGATATGCCCTGGACAATGAAGAGAACGAAGCCGGTATTTCCTGTACGGCCGTTCCGATCTTTGACCGTTCGGGCTCTCCGGCTTATGCCGTCAGTATCTCAACACTGACACCGCGTTTGAGAAATGCCGGGCCGGACAACTTCGCTAAGAGAATCAAACAAACGACAGAAAAGATAGAACAAGAACTGTTTAAGCAGTGA
- a CDS encoding 3-keto-L-gulonate-6-phosphate decarboxylase UlaD, with translation MNRVKPYLQVALDATDLITALGSVRDIADDVDVIEIGTVLAFADGMGAVGALRRRYPNHILVCDMKLLDAGETLAHMAFSAGADWITVGAAAHIETVRSAQRVAEQFGGEVQIELFGHWTIEDAKLWVESGVTQAIYHRSRDAQAAGVGWSEQDLMLMKQLSDTGLELSITGGIVPEDIHLFKDIRAKSFIAGRALANHNGKAIAREFREQINHYW, from the coding sequence ATGAACCGAGTAAAACCGTATCTGCAAGTTGCTCTGGATGCGACAGATCTCATCACGGCTTTAGGCAGTGTCCGTGATATTGCAGATGATGTTGATGTGATTGAAATCGGAACAGTACTGGCATTTGCCGATGGCATGGGCGCTGTTGGGGCGCTACGCCGCCGCTATCCCAATCATATTCTGGTGTGTGATATGAAATTACTCGATGCCGGAGAAACACTGGCTCATATGGCATTTTCAGCCGGAGCTGACTGGATTACCGTTGGTGCAGCAGCACATATCGAGACGGTGCGTTCAGCACAACGGGTTGCGGAGCAGTTTGGCGGCGAAGTGCAGATAGAGCTTTTCGGGCACTGGACGATTGAGGATGCGAAACTCTGGGTAGAAAGTGGTGTAACTCAGGCAATTTATCACCGCTCACGGGATGCGCAGGCGGCCGGTGTCGGCTGGAGTGAACAGGATCTGATGCTGATGAAACAATTATCGGATACGGGTCTTGAACTCTCGATTACCGGTGGTATTGTTCCGGAGGATATTCATCTATTTAAGGATATTCGTGCAAAGTCGTTCATCGCTGGACGAGCACTGGCAAATCACAATGGCAAAGCAATTGCCCGTGAATTTCGCGAACAGATCAACCACTACTGGTAA